A portion of the Granulosicoccus antarcticus IMCC3135 genome contains these proteins:
- the yidD gene encoding membrane protein insertion efficiency factor YidD, producing the protein MLRLIAFYRRWVSPLLPPRCRFVPSCSQYAAEAIETHGTLQGGRMALLRVCRCHPFHPGGFDPVPQPKNQPMEHGESICTAHTNSPSFDQSKS; encoded by the coding sequence ATGCTTCGGCTCATCGCCTTTTATCGACGCTGGGTGAGCCCCTTATTGCCGCCTCGATGTCGATTTGTGCCTAGTTGCTCGCAATACGCTGCGGAAGCAATCGAAACTCACGGTACACTACAGGGCGGCCGGATGGCTCTGCTGCGAGTTTGTCGTTGCCATCCATTTCATCCGGGTGGTTTCGATCCGGTGCCGCAACCCAAGAATCAGCCCATGGAGCACGGTGAGAGTATTTGCACCGCGCACACCAATTCTCCCTCATTCGACCAATCTAAGAGTTAA
- the yidC gene encoding membrane protein insertase YidC: METQRLLLYLAFGFLSLIIYQTWMQDYHSPAPVVQTSTAVPGATPVTGTPTGDSANNAADMPGAVAGAPATQTAATAAADIPVVSVSTDVLDVKISALGATISGVELKDYPISVDLPESAFQLMSDDPLHYLVAESGLQGKANEPAPTHRELMSTTESSYALADGQDTITVPFVWESGNGITVTKTLTFTRGLYEVGVEYVIDNGSGADWTVNQYRQLKRKPGTKDEKQQFVNTYIGAVVSNEEDLYTKIKFGDMEDENLSVSVTDGWVAMIQHYFATAWIPTVGEQNTAYSRYLPQENHYLIGMVSGSQVIPAGGQGTFSSKAFIGPKVQDKLAAAAPHLELTVDFGWLTIIADPLFWLLKTIHGLIGNWGWAIIFTTFIIKAVFYKLSEASYRSMARMKLLQPKLASLKERHGDDRTKMGQATMELYKKEKVNPLGGCLPMVIQIPVFIALYWTLLESVELRQAPFMLWIQDLSLRDPLYILPVIMATTMYFQQKLNPAPVDPIQAKVFQFLPLIFGVFFAFFPAGLVLYWVVNNSLSISQQYYITRHVLGEKNNKGGKGKKGGKGDKAAANDEDVKQLDVDGDKDAGVDLGKDEK, encoded by the coding sequence ATGGAAACCCAACGACTGCTGTTGTACCTCGCATTCGGTTTTCTAAGTCTGATTATCTATCAGACGTGGATGCAGGATTACCACTCGCCGGCACCTGTGGTGCAAACCTCCACTGCTGTTCCTGGAGCAACGCCTGTGACGGGGACGCCGACAGGCGATTCCGCCAACAACGCTGCTGACATGCCGGGTGCGGTTGCAGGTGCGCCGGCGACGCAAACCGCAGCTACTGCTGCTGCCGATATCCCCGTTGTCTCTGTATCTACTGACGTATTAGACGTCAAGATCAGTGCATTGGGTGCCACCATCTCCGGTGTTGAATTGAAGGATTATCCAATATCCGTCGATTTACCAGAGTCAGCCTTCCAGCTGATGAGCGACGATCCGCTGCACTATCTGGTAGCCGAGTCCGGTTTACAGGGCAAGGCCAATGAGCCTGCGCCGACGCATCGTGAACTGATGAGTACGACTGAGTCCAGTTACGCGCTGGCAGATGGTCAAGACACGATAACTGTGCCATTTGTCTGGGAGTCCGGCAATGGCATAACCGTTACCAAAACCCTGACCTTCACTCGTGGCCTCTATGAAGTCGGTGTGGAATACGTGATTGATAATGGTTCCGGTGCAGATTGGACCGTCAACCAGTATCGACAGCTGAAGCGAAAGCCGGGTACCAAGGACGAGAAGCAACAATTCGTCAATACCTATATAGGGGCTGTCGTCAGTAATGAAGAAGATCTTTACACCAAGATCAAGTTCGGTGACATGGAAGATGAAAATCTGAGTGTTTCCGTGACCGACGGTTGGGTCGCCATGATTCAGCATTATTTCGCAACTGCCTGGATCCCCACAGTCGGTGAGCAAAATACGGCCTACAGTCGCTATCTGCCACAAGAGAACCACTACCTCATCGGTATGGTTTCCGGCAGTCAGGTCATTCCAGCAGGTGGGCAAGGCACATTCAGCTCCAAGGCTTTCATCGGTCCCAAGGTTCAGGACAAGCTGGCCGCCGCCGCTCCACACTTGGAACTGACGGTTGATTTTGGTTGGTTGACGATCATTGCAGATCCTCTGTTCTGGCTACTCAAGACCATTCATGGGCTGATTGGTAACTGGGGTTGGGCGATCATTTTCACCACCTTCATCATCAAGGCAGTGTTCTACAAACTGTCCGAAGCCAGCTATCGCTCGATGGCCAGAATGAAGTTGTTACAACCTAAACTGGCCTCCTTGAAAGAACGCCATGGCGATGACCGGACCAAGATGGGTCAGGCCACCATGGAGTTGTACAAGAAGGAAAAGGTCAATCCATTAGGCGGCTGTTTGCCCATGGTGATCCAGATTCCGGTTTTCATTGCCTTGTACTGGACATTGCTGGAGAGTGTGGAATTGCGCCAGGCGCCATTCATGCTCTGGATACAGGATCTGTCACTGCGCGATCCGTTATACATATTGCCGGTCATCATGGCGACGACTATGTATTTCCAGCAAAAGCTGAATCCTGCTCCGGTTGATCCGATCCAGGCCAAGGTGTTCCAGTTCTTGCCATTGATTTTCGGTGTCTTCTTTGCCTTCTTCCCAGCGGGTCTCGTGCTCTATTGGGTAGTCAATAACAGTCTGTCCATTTCCCAGCAGTACTACATTACTCGACATGTACTGGGTGAGAAGAACAACAAGGGCGGCAAGGGTAAGAAGGGTGGCAAGGGCGACAAAGCCGCTGCCAACGATGAAGACGTCAAGCAGTTGGATGTTGATGGTGACAAGGACGCTGGTGTTGATTTAGGCAAGGACGAAAAGTAG